In Rhizobium sp. 11515TR, the DNA window CTCAACGAGGTCGAGGATCGCCGAGAAGTCGGTGAAATCCGCGCCATAGCGCAGCACCGGCATGCCCGCCGCCCGCGCCGAGGCCGCGCCAACGACACTATCTTCGACGGCCAGCACGTGCGAAGCGTCAAGGCCAAGACGCGCGCAGGCAAGCCGATAGGGCTCGGGATCAGGCTTGCCGTGCATCACATCCTCGCGCCCGATCGCAAAGGCCATCGCGCGGTCGAGCCCCATAGCCTTAAGGTTGGCCTCGACGATGCGGCGAGAGGAGTTGGAAACCGCGCATTGAACAAGCCCGGCTCTGGCAAGCGTGAGCACCGTCTCCGGCGCGCCCGCGATCGGCTGCAATTCGGCGGTCCGCTCGATATAGGCCTCGACAATCTCGGAGATCCAAGTCTCGGGGCCAAGTCCGGGCGGATAGAGCGGTGCGAGCACCGTCCAGACATCACTCATTGCCACCCCGATGAAACGCGTATCATCGGCGGCAATGTTGACGCCATAGCGATCCGAAACGGCCATCAGCGCCTTGTGGTGAACCGGTTCGCTGTCGATCAGCGTCCCGTCGACATCCCAGGCGATTGCCTTGATCATGGCTGGTCTCCACGCGCGAAGAAGGGTTTCAGCGACCGGTAGAGATCGCGATAGTCGGCATAGATC includes these proteins:
- a CDS encoding HAD family hydrolase encodes the protein MIKAIAWDVDGTLIDSEPVHHKALMAVSDRYGVNIAADDTRFIGVAMSDVWTVLAPLYPPGLGPETWISEIVEAYIERTAELQPIAGAPETVLTLARAGLVQCAVSNSSRRIVEANLKAMGLDRAMAFAIGREDVMHGKPDPEPYRLACARLGLDASHVLAVEDSVVGAASARAAGMPVLRYGADFTDFSAILDLVEERRLRA